The sequence GCGATGAGATCGCCCCAAACCCTGGATAGCGCTGTCAGCCTTCCATCCGGCTTCGAGTAAGTAGTGCGATCGCCTGCGACGATTGATCACATTCAAATCTGCGTGGTAGCTACGACCTGTCCCACCAGCGTCACTGAAGATGAGGATTTGCTTGTCTCCCTGCATAAATGCGTTAGTTTCCGCAATATTCGCACCACTACCCCGTGAATCAACAAACAAACGCCCCGAATCATCCTTGAGGACTCGCTTACTCCGTCCGGTAACTTCAGCCACTTGCTTGTTACCGAAATGCCAGAGCAGTTGTTCCAAAGCGCCTGGGATTGGGTCAAGGCTAGCTAGCCGCTCGACTAACGCCGAACGTAAAGCTACAGCTTCTTGAGAAATGATGGGCGAGCCATCAGCATTAAACAATGGTTCAGAACGCTCTGAGCCATCGTCCCCTGAATGGATTTCATGCAAGTGAATTGGGAACGCACTCATCAAATACTCCATAAGATATTCTCGTGGGGTAAGGTCAAGATTTAAATCTTTCCACTCCTCGGACGAAACCTCATTAAGTCGCCGTTTCAAAAGTTCTTCGTTAGTGGACACAACCTGAACGACAACTGCAAGACCTTGGGCAATGTCATGCTCAATTGCCTTAATTAACTGTGGACACTTCACCCCCGTCAACAAATGGTTAAAGAACCTTTGTTTGTGGCTTTCAAACTGAGACATTGCGCTCATCTTTGCAGCACGGTTAAAAGTCTTATCACCTGAGATATTGCAAGCTTCTAGTGCTTTTTGAAGGTTATTATGGATAATTTTGAAAGCGTCTGCGTAACTGTCGTAAATTCGTTCTTGAGTCGGTGTTAACTCAATTTCTAAGGTGTCATATTCCACACCATCAAAGCTGAGACTCCGCGCCAGATACAGTCCTAAAGCCTTTAAATCCCGTGCCACAACTTCCATCGCCGCAATGCCACCGTCAGAGATGGATTCCACAAAATCTTCACGTGAAGTAAATGGGAAATCCCCAGTCTGCCAAAGCCCCACGCGATTGGCATAAGACAGGTTAGAAACCTTTGTCGCTCCGGTGGCAGAGACGTATACAATCCGTGCCTTGGGTAATGCATTTTGTAGCCGTAACCCAACAATGCCTTGCTGGGATGCTGCAACCATACCGAGTTTACCCTCTTGAGCCATTGCGTTACCCATTGCGTGACACTCGTCATAAGCGATCGCTCCCTCAAAATCAACACCAGCCCAATCAACGATTTGCTTGAGCCGACTTTTTCCACCCTTTTGAGATCGCAGAGTGGAATATGTACAGAACAAGATGCCTTGGGAGAATGGGATTGGATCGCCCAGCTTGATGTTCGAGAGGTCGATGATGTCTCGCTCAGTACCACCTAAAGCACACCAATCTCTACGTGCGTCTTCGACTAGAGCAGAACTCTTCGATACCCAAATAGCTTTTCTTCGCCCTTGACACCAATTGTCCAAAACGATTCCTGCGACTTGTCTGCCTTTGCCACAGCCTGTACCATCGCCTAAGAACCAGCCACGGCGAAATCTTACGGGATTTTCTTCAGTATTTGCCGCCACAGTCACATTATCCCATGAATCATCAACAATGTACGACCCAGACAAGAATTCTGAGTGTGCAAAACCAGCGTAAATCACGCTTTCAAGTTGTGCCTCTGATAACAAGCCTTGTGTGATAATATTGCATGGAAGATGTGGTTTGTAACTAGGCGCTGGTGGCGAAACAAGTGCTAGGGCTGCGCTCTCGCAAAGTAATGAGGGATGTGGTAGGGCATCCTTGATCCTAATACGTTGTGGGCGATAGGTTTCGTACAAGGCATCTTTCAAACCGTCTGAGCCACTCCACTCGACCAATTCATACTCCAGAACAACCACATCTGGAATCTCTACGGAGGGTTCTGGTTGTGCGACTGTTTGACGCAAGGGTTGTTTAACAACTTTTGACGCAGTAACAGGAAGCGTTTTAACAGTAGAATGTTGCCATAAAGAGCGCTCTGGTAACTGCTTAATCAACGCCAGTATTTCGGGTAAATCCAAGGTTTCAGAGATGCAAGGAATGTTGCGAGGGTCAGCCGCCGGAATTTTTTCAATCACGGTAATCCTGGTTTCCATCGTCGTCCCGTGTAAAGCGTAGGCTTTTCCACTAACCCCAACCGAAAGCAGAACTCGCGCTTCCGAGTGCCACTTAACGAAAGTCTCTTGCCAAGTTGGATTATTGGGAGAAAACCAATTAGCACTGATTGTCACCAGTCGTCCACCATCGCATAATCTTTGTAATGCTGAATTAATATGACGAGGAGTTGCGTCGGGATTGCGATCGCTAATCTTGGGAGATGATGAGAATGGCGGATTCATCAACACAACTGAAGGCTGAGTCTTACCAGCTAAGTAATCGTTAATCTGCTCGGCATTCACAGAGAATAATGGAGTGCCAGGAAACAACCGACGCAGAATCTTCGCCCTATCGGGTGCAAGCTCGTTGAGCATCAAACTTGCACCTTGAAGTTTGGCGAACTGTGCCAAAATTCCCGTCCCAGCAGATGGTTCTAGCACCAAATCATCAGTTTGTATTTGTCCTGCCAATGCTACCAAGTAAGCCAATGATAACGGAGTAGAGAACTGCTGAAGTTTGATTTGCTCCTCGCTGCGACGGGTATGTGTGGGGCAGAGCAACTCAAGCCGTCGCATTTCTTCTAAGGGATTATCAGAAAATCCCTTTTGCCGCAGATAGAGAATTAGTGCAACTTCTACAGCTTCGTAAGCATCTTTCCACTGCCACGCCCCTGATGCCGCAGTTCCGTTAAAATAGCGGTTCATCTGCGACTGAATTGCTCTGTTTGCCAAAGGTTGATTCTTGATCAATAATTTGACTAGTTCATGTCCGGCGCTGACAATGGATTGCCCGTAGTCTAAAACTGTTTGCACATTAAACAGTGAGCCTTGGATTGCATTAACCATGACTGTATATACTATTGATTTTCACAAAAACTTGGCGTAGCCGATACTGCACAGTCAGATTCGTACAGTGATCGGCAATCAAAGTAGACTTAGTAGCAAGTTGACGAGCGTGAGCAAACTCCTCAAGATCATCTG comes from Nostoc punctiforme PCC 73102 and encodes:
- a CDS encoding strawberry notch-like NTP hydrolase domain-containing protein encodes the protein MVNAIQGSLFNVQTVLDYGQSIVSAGHELVKLLIKNQPLANRAIQSQMNRYFNGTAASGAWQWKDAYEAVEVALILYLRQKGFSDNPLEEMRRLELLCPTHTRRSEEQIKLQQFSTPLSLAYLVALAGQIQTDDLVLEPSAGTGILAQFAKLQGASLMLNELAPDRAKILRRLFPGTPLFSVNAEQINDYLAGKTQPSVVLMNPPFSSSPKISDRNPDATPRHINSALQRLCDGGRLVTISANWFSPNNPTWQETFVKWHSEARVLLSVGVSGKAYALHGTTMETRITVIEKIPAADPRNIPCISETLDLPEILALIKQLPERSLWQHSTVKTLPVTASKVVKQPLRQTVAQPEPSVEIPDVVVLEYELVEWSGSDGLKDALYETYRPQRIRIKDALPHPSLLCESAALALVSPPAPSYKPHLPCNIITQGLLSEAQLESVIYAGFAHSEFLSGSYIVDDSWDNVTVAANTEENPVRFRRGWFLGDGTGCGKGRQVAGIVLDNWCQGRRKAIWVSKSSALVEDARRDWCALGGTERDIIDLSNIKLGDPIPFSQGILFCTYSTLRSQKGGKSRLKQIVDWAGVDFEGAIAYDECHAMGNAMAQEGKLGMVAASQQGIVGLRLQNALPKARIVYVSATGATKVSNLSYANRVGLWQTGDFPFTSREDFVESISDGGIAAMEVVARDLKALGLYLARSLSFDGVEYDTLEIELTPTQERIYDSYADAFKIIHNNLQKALEACNISGDKTFNRAAKMSAMSQFESHKQRFFNHLLTGVKCPQLIKAIEHDIAQGLAVVVQVVSTNEELLKRRLNEVSSEEWKDLNLDLTPREYLMEYLMSAFPIHLHEIHSGDDGSERSEPLFNADGSPIISQEAVALRSALVERLASLDPIPGALEQLLWHFGNKQVAEVTGRSKRVLKDDSGRLFVDSRGSGANIAETNAFMQGDKQILIFSDAGGTGRSYHADLNVINRRRRSHYLLEAGWKADSAIQGLGRSHRTNQASAPIFRPVTTNVRGERRFISTIARRLDSLGALTRGQRQTGGNGIFEAKDNLESQYAEYALYELFKQIFQGRFYEVPLGTFEQMTGLSLTSHEGGMRIDLPPLRQFLNRLLALTIRMQNVIFERFELLLSQQIETAIANGIFEVGVETLRAEKFTVESCESVYTHPTTGSVTNYLKVERLQRNNIKTSDEMLDFADKYQGKLMLNGKSGQAAVFILTHSVFDSEGGVVPRVLLVRPQKETRVPVDKLESSTWQQVSADTFVAAWSKEISQLPQFTTDYIHLITGILLPIWKTLPQQNSRVFRLQTSDGEKVLGRVISAHDIQTVREQLGLRNQVLSPEELVKLVLNERYTQQLPGGITLRRSFVAGEARLELVNAISLADSLVAVGCFTEIIQWKKRVFVPTGNKAASILAAVIQILG